A genomic segment from Saprospiraceae bacterium encodes:
- a CDS encoding NAD(P)-binding domain-containing protein — translation MKIGILGSGAVGQVLAAAFKSENHEVVLATRNPSKDGLTPWKDANPGIPVCSYADAGMQSDLLVLAVKGSSAMEVLNLAGKEALKNKIVIDACNPIIHADNGFPVHDHGVIRYFTNANDSLMEQLQNSFPDTKFVKAFNSVGNSFMYKPKFSQGAPTMFICGNDSSAKEQVASILTSFGWESEDMGGVEAARPIEALCQLWCAPGFIRNQWTHAFKLFKL, via the coding sequence ATGAAAATAGGAATTTTAGGAAGTGGAGCTGTGGGGCAGGTATTAGCTGCTGCCTTTAAAAGTGAAAATCATGAAGTCGTTTTAGCAACTCGAAATCCTTCAAAGGACGGTTTGACACCATGGAAGGATGCCAATCCAGGAATACCCGTTTGCTCGTATGCTGATGCAGGTATGCAAAGTGATTTGTTGGTTTTGGCTGTAAAGGGAAGCAGTGCAATGGAAGTTTTAAATCTTGCAGGAAAAGAGGCACTTAAGAACAAAATTGTCATAGATGCTTGTAATCCAATCATACATGCTGACAATGGTTTTCCAGTGCATGACCACGGAGTCATTCGTTATTTTACAAATGCCAATGATTCATTGATGGAACAGCTTCAAAATAGTTTTCCAGATACCAAATTTGTCAAAGCATTTAACAGCGTAGGCAATAGCTTTATGTATAAACCTAAATTCTCTCAAGGAGCACCAACCATGTTTATCTGTGGCAATGATTCCAGCGCAAAAGAACAAGTGGCCAGTATCCTGACAAGTTTCGGCTGGGAATCAGAAGACATGGGTGGGGTAGAGGCAGCGCGTCCAATAGAAGCCCTTTGCCAATTATGGTGTGCACCCGGGTTTATAAGGAATCAATGGACGCATGCATTCAAATTGTTTAAATTGTAG
- a CDS encoding VOC family protein, with protein MPSVNIYLTFDGNCKQAFEFYQSVFGGEFPYVGTFGEMPVQENMPAIPDDQKDRIMHMSLPIGNHSVLMGSDTGGEWAKYYQPGTNFSISVTADSMEEADRIYQGLSQGGIQTMPMSKTFWESYFGMLTDAFGINWQISFELATHKQFEDNNS; from the coding sequence ATGCCTTCAGTAAATATTTATTTGACTTTTGACGGGAACTGCAAACAAGCATTTGAATTTTACCAATCCGTTTTTGGTGGTGAATTTCCTTATGTAGGTACTTTTGGCGAAATGCCTGTACAGGAAAATATGCCTGCGATTCCTGACGATCAAAAAGACCGCATTATGCATATGTCTTTACCTATAGGAAATCATTCCGTTTTAATGGGAAGTGATACCGGTGGGGAATGGGCAAAATATTATCAGCCGGGTACTAATTTTTCTATTTCAGTTACTGCCGATAGTATGGAAGAAGCAGACCGTATTTACCAGGGCCTGTCTCAAGGTGGGATCCAGACGATGCCGATGAGTAAAACCTTTTGGGAATCTTATTTCGGAATGTTAACGGATGCTTTTGGGATCAACTGGCAGATAAGCTTTGAATTGGCAACTCACAAACAATTTGAGGATAACAACTCGTAG
- a CDS encoding NAD(P)/FAD-dependent oxidoreductase, producing MAAIQCAQNNPGIAISILEQGKEVLSKVRISGGGRCNVTHACFDVHELVNYYPRGSKELISPFYKFNCQHTIDFFESRGVKLKTEADGRMFPVSDDSLSILECLKREALKLNIKIILHAKVLKIQKPDKFIISFNDQQLDADYLMIASGSNKTIWNEISKLNHQIIEPVPSLFTFNSKHTLFRNLSGISLNNTLIKIKDTEFEAQGITLITHLGLSGPCILKLSAFAARHLAQQNYNFTISINWINQTRQEILSELNSIKLLQAKKSIANYSPFKLPNRFWNNVLIELNLNTEKQWAQLNKLEIQSMVDLLAACEIPIFSKNTNKDEFVTAGGISLAEIDFKTMQSKIVPGLYIVGEALNIDALTGGFNFQAAWTTGFIAGTAIAKSASN from the coding sequence ATGGCTGCCATCCAATGCGCGCAAAACAATCCAGGTATTGCAATAAGTATTTTGGAACAAGGTAAAGAAGTCCTTAGCAAGGTCAGGATTTCAGGTGGAGGGCGGTGCAATGTGACCCATGCATGCTTTGATGTTCACGAATTAGTAAACTATTATCCTCGGGGTTCAAAGGAACTCATTTCTCCTTTTTATAAGTTTAATTGCCAACATACCATAGACTTTTTTGAAAGCCGGGGCGTTAAACTCAAGACCGAAGCAGATGGAAGAATGTTTCCGGTATCTGATGATTCATTAAGCATACTAGAATGTTTAAAAAGAGAAGCATTGAAATTGAATATAAAAATTATCCTTCATGCCAAAGTTTTAAAAATTCAAAAACCAGATAAATTTATTATATCCTTTAATGATCAACAGCTAGATGCAGACTACTTAATGATTGCCAGTGGAAGCAATAAAACAATATGGAATGAAATAAGTAAGCTGAATCACCAGATTATTGAACCTGTTCCTAGTTTATTCACTTTTAATTCAAAACATACCCTGTTTCGAAATTTATCGGGCATTTCATTAAATAACACACTGATAAAAATCAAAGACACAGAATTTGAGGCACAGGGTATCACCTTGATCACCCATCTTGGATTAAGCGGTCCGTGTATTTTAAAGCTATCCGCTTTTGCTGCCCGACATCTTGCACAGCAAAATTATAATTTTACAATTAGTATCAATTGGATAAATCAAACCAGGCAGGAAATACTAAGTGAATTAAATTCAATTAAACTATTACAAGCTAAAAAATCAATCGCAAATTATTCTCCTTTCAAACTGCCCAATCGTTTTTGGAATAATGTATTAATTGAATTAAATTTAAATACTGAAAAGCAATGGGCCCAATTAAATAAACTGGAAATTCAATCCATGGTCGATCTCCTGGCTGCATGTGAAATTCCTATTTTTAGTAAGAATACCAACAAAGATGAATTTGTGACGGCCGGAGGGATTTCACTCGCAGAAATTGATTTTAAAACCATGCAAAGTAAAATCGTACCAGGCCTTTATATCGTTGGAGAAGCATTAAATATTGATGCATTAACGGGCGGCTTTAACTTCCAGGCAGCGTGGACAACAGGATTTATAGCGGGAACAGCCATCGCAAAATCAGCGTCCAATTAA
- a CDS encoding gliding motility-associated C-terminal domain-containing protein, translating to MDTKLDRLIVRRFILLCLCIGSFNAQSQYYRVHYIAPAPWQYWHSANEIIIATPSDSLISIDVRKSDGTYLTTLTAKVGAPAIFRPPGNFSGFNRHPLQTILSGAGMILKSDHLFSVNLRNIASDQLGTDAFIKGNASLTSLGDPGIGLSFRVGYYRDGPLPSELPIYTIMALYDQTSISINGTATVNLQAGESYLFRSAIGSLVEASKPCVMNTSAFMDAPGGCGDGTFDQIPPTASLGTRYFIVRTQGNAISEQSSIVATKDSTVLTINRYNATGTFLSTSNVLLALAGNFLTISNGDGVAPFSVAEVRSDDKLAVFTGSAQSCEVDVSTSFPVSSPCNGSNFVETSSFKAYRSNDLPYFCYILLEDVNARVDFNGKDLESIVAKRRQIGTSNWYMINFNSSQVNNPPTISISSAVKLYVAIIQIGGGFSMSATFSNLIDQPTVPNVLYIKNGPCPVRSARLSTNSASSQYQWYLNGNPIAGAADSFFIATQAGLYQVRGLLACGEYQESAPVSVVLDSIPHGFKKYSSCDHFNWQDSIYTESGIFTNQLVDSNGCDSIATLELVIHKSSEIQLQESACEFYKWQVNGQTYTKSGIYYDTLINQQGCDSILVLNLKILNTGYHTMDVEACKSYTWPLTGTVYTQSGVYRDTLMNSQGCDSVVSLNLKILDASIHQISVSKCSKYLWPVNGNTFYQTGVYKDTLLTAHGCDSIIVLNLEILNEDRIEETISSCGSYRWAVNDSVYFKSGDYLSLLKNENNCDSIRVIHLTILNSSSDTLRIQSCNHYTWPINGQRYFKSGLYADTLVNHLGCDSIVMLGLTVSPNYELRDTQRQCDSYYWFPANKTYQTSGDYQLNLQTKAGCDSVIRLNLTIDPQFQITDTVSALGRYFWKITNSIYDQAGIYQSRYQTVNGCDSLYVLLLQIRKRGDVFIPNVFTPNGDGVNDRFTVFSTPEIKEIQRLRLYDRWGQLLYELKNFPPNDVSYGWDGNFRNQKSNPAVFVCTVEWIDSEGELHILSGDVTLIR from the coding sequence TTGGATACTAAACTAGACCGGCTTATTGTTCGCAGGTTCATCCTGCTGTGTCTGTGCATTGGATCATTTAATGCCCAGTCACAATATTATAGGGTGCATTACATTGCGCCAGCGCCCTGGCAATACTGGCACAGTGCCAATGAAATCATCATTGCTACACCCTCAGATAGTTTGATTTCCATAGATGTTCGCAAAAGCGATGGGACCTATTTGACTACGCTGACTGCGAAGGTGGGCGCTCCGGCAATTTTCAGACCTCCGGGTAATTTCAGTGGATTTAACAGACATCCTTTGCAAACAATACTTTCTGGTGCCGGAATGATTTTAAAAAGTGATCATCTGTTTTCTGTGAATCTTCGCAACATTGCTTCAGACCAATTGGGTACTGATGCATTCATCAAAGGAAATGCATCCCTTACCAGTTTAGGGGATCCGGGGATCGGACTTTCGTTCAGGGTGGGTTATTACCGCGATGGGCCTTTGCCATCTGAACTTCCGATTTATACGATCATGGCGCTTTACGATCAAACCAGTATTTCAATAAATGGAACTGCGACAGTCAATCTTCAAGCTGGTGAGAGTTATTTGTTCAGAAGCGCAATAGGTTCTTTGGTCGAAGCAAGCAAACCTTGCGTGATGAATACAAGTGCCTTTATGGATGCTCCCGGAGGATGTGGAGATGGTACCTTCGATCAAATCCCACCTACAGCAAGTTTGGGTACACGCTATTTTATAGTTCGAACCCAAGGGAATGCGATTAGCGAACAATCAAGCATTGTAGCAACAAAAGACAGTACCGTTTTAACCATCAATCGCTATAATGCAACAGGTACTTTTTTATCGACTTCAAATGTGTTGCTTGCTCTTGCCGGAAACTTTTTAACCATATCAAATGGAGACGGTGTTGCTCCCTTTTCAGTTGCAGAAGTTCGAAGTGATGATAAATTAGCTGTATTTACCGGATCGGCTCAATCTTGTGAAGTGGATGTCTCAACCAGTTTTCCGGTTTCTTCCCCTTGCAATGGTTCTAACTTTGTTGAAACCTCCAGTTTCAAAGCATATCGAAGCAATGACCTCCCTTACTTTTGTTACATACTCCTGGAAGATGTAAATGCTCGGGTTGATTTTAATGGAAAAGATCTTGAAAGTATTGTTGCGAAACGAAGACAAATCGGTACCAGCAACTGGTACATGATAAATTTCAATAGCAGTCAGGTTAATAATCCACCAACCATATCTATTTCAAGTGCTGTAAAATTATATGTTGCCATCATTCAGATAGGTGGAGGATTTTCGATGTCTGCAACATTTTCAAATCTGATCGATCAGCCTACCGTACCCAATGTGTTGTATATAAAGAATGGTCCCTGTCCGGTTCGATCTGCACGCTTGTCAACGAATAGTGCCAGCAGTCAGTATCAATGGTATTTAAATGGGAATCCCATTGCAGGAGCAGCGGATAGTTTTTTTATTGCTACTCAAGCTGGCTTGTATCAAGTCCGTGGATTATTGGCCTGTGGCGAATACCAGGAATCAGCCCCGGTTTCTGTGGTTCTTGATTCCATTCCGCATGGCTTTAAAAAATACAGCAGTTGCGATCATTTTAATTGGCAGGATTCCATTTATACGGAAAGCGGAATTTTTACAAATCAACTGGTTGATTCAAATGGATGTGATAGTATAGCAACTTTAGAGCTGGTCATCCACAAAAGTTCTGAAATCCAATTACAAGAATCGGCCTGCGAATTTTATAAATGGCAGGTCAATGGACAGACTTATACAAAAAGTGGAATCTACTACGATACGTTGATCAATCAACAAGGGTGTGATAGTATCCTGGTCTTGAATTTAAAAATACTGAATACAGGATATCACACGATGGATGTTGAAGCCTGTAAATCTTATACCTGGCCATTAACAGGAACTGTTTACACTCAAAGCGGTGTTTACAGAGATACCCTCATGAACTCTCAGGGTTGCGATTCGGTTGTAAGCTTAAACCTTAAGATATTGGATGCATCGATTCACCAAATTTCTGTAAGCAAATGCAGTAAGTATTTATGGCCTGTAAATGGAAATACATTTTATCAAACTGGTGTTTATAAAGATACGCTGTTGACGGCACATGGATGTGATTCCATCATTGTATTAAATCTCGAAATTCTAAATGAAGATCGAATTGAAGAAACGATTAGCAGTTGTGGATCCTATCGATGGGCAGTCAACGACAGTGTCTATTTTAAAAGTGGTGATTATTTGAGTTTATTAAAAAACGAGAACAACTGTGATTCAATCCGGGTAATTCATTTAACCATTTTAAATTCAAGCAGCGATACCCTTCGTATTCAATCTTGCAATCACTATACCTGGCCCATCAATGGGCAACGGTATTTTAAAAGTGGATTATACGCTGATACTTTGGTAAATCATCTGGGTTGTGATTCCATCGTTATGTTGGGGCTTACCGTTTCTCCGAATTACGAACTCCGGGATACCCAAAGACAATGTGATTCGTACTATTGGTTTCCAGCCAATAAAACATATCAGACCAGTGGTGATTATCAATTAAATCTCCAGACCAAAGCAGGATGTGATTCAGTGATTCGTTTAAATCTGACCATTGATCCTCAATTTCAAATTACGGATACAGTCAGTGCATTGGGCAGGTACTTTTGGAAGATAACCAATAGCATCTATGATCAAGCTGGAATATATCAATCACGCTATCAAACCGTAAATGGCTGTGATTCTTTATATGTTTTGCTACTGCAAATCAGAAAGCGAGGGGATGTATTTATACCCAATGTATTTACTCCAAATGGAGATGGAGTCAATGACCGATTCACCGTATTTTCTACTCCTGAGATCAAAGAAATTCAGCGACTCCGACTATACGATCGATGGGGTCAATTGCTTTATGAGTTAAAGAATTTTCCACCAAATGATGTATCGTATGGATGGGATGGAAATTTCAGAAATCAAAAATCAAATCCTGCTGTTTTTGTTTGTACCGTGGAGTGGATCGATTCAGAAGGGGAGCTGCATATTCTTTCCGGGGATGTTACTTTGATTCGATAG
- a CDS encoding ferrous iron transport protein A — protein MLYPKGKFLILGFKDPFLAARLIALGIYPGKELEIKRKALLGGAFYVEVDCCRFALREDELFGLELKQIPDAGAIV, from the coding sequence ATGCTCTATCCCAAAGGTAAATTCCTCATTCTTGGATTTAAAGATCCCTTTTTAGCAGCTCGCTTGATTGCCCTGGGAATCTATCCTGGAAAGGAATTGGAAATCAAACGAAAAGCGCTCTTAGGAGGTGCCTTTTACGTAGAGGTCGATTGTTGCCGTTTTGCATTGCGCGAGGATGAATTGTTTGGATTGGAATTAAAACAAATACCAGATGCAGGGGCAATTGTATAA
- a CDS encoding YdeI/OmpD-associated family protein: MQTKETETVCPPNLEAWRQWLQDNHSIKQSVWLVYYKKNSPQANYSLSDAVDEALCFGWIDSKSKSLDEEKIMQFFSRRKPNGTWSKINKEKIKQLIETNRMAAAGLEAIEKAKLNGSWTLLDEVEELIIPKDLEKAFQSMPGSKAFFTSLSKSVKKSMLQWLVLAKTEKTREKRIHEIASCAHQKVKPSTFR; this comes from the coding sequence ATGCAAACTAAAGAAACCGAAACGGTATGTCCGCCAAATCTGGAAGCATGGAGGCAGTGGTTGCAAGATAATCACAGTATAAAGCAATCCGTTTGGTTGGTTTATTATAAAAAGAATTCACCACAAGCCAATTATAGTCTGAGCGATGCAGTTGATGAAGCCCTTTGTTTTGGTTGGATCGACAGCAAGTCAAAATCCTTAGATGAAGAAAAAATCATGCAGTTTTTCAGTCGGAGAAAGCCAAACGGAACCTGGTCAAAAATCAACAAAGAAAAAATCAAACAACTTATCGAAACCAATCGCATGGCAGCAGCCGGACTTGAAGCAATAGAAAAAGCAAAACTCAATGGATCCTGGACCTTATTGGATGAAGTAGAAGAATTAATCATTCCAAAGGACCTGGAAAAAGCATTCCAATCGATGCCTGGTTCAAAAGCCTTTTTTACAAGCTTAAGTAAATCTGTTAAAAAATCCATGCTTCAGTGGTTGGTCCTTGCAAAGACTGAAAAAACAAGAGAAAAAAGAATTCATGAAATTGCAAGCTGCGCGCATCAAAAAGTGAAACCTAGTACGTTTAGGTAA
- a CDS encoding ORF6N domain-containing protein, protein MELQVIQKRIYEIRGQKVMLDFDLAELYEVETKALNQAVKRNIKRFPFDFMFRLTTNEWEIMRSQIVTASKDDKPKGSQIVTASQKKRNIIATPYAFTEQGLAMLSGILNSEKAIGVNIAIMRTFVMIRKYALTYQELSDRLKEVEGKFPDIYKVINYLMGKDKMATEQKERKQIGFKTGKDQ, encoded by the coding sequence ATGGAATTACAAGTTATTCAAAAAAGAATTTATGAAATTAGAGGACAAAAGGTAATGTTAGATTTTGACCTTGCAGAACTCTATGAAGTGGAAACTAAAGCTTTAAATCAAGCTGTAAAAAGAAATATTAAACGATTTCCATTTGATTTTATGTTTCGTTTAACTACAAATGAATGGGAAATTATGCGGTCACAAATTGTTACCGCATCAAAAGATGATAAGCCGAAGGGGTCACAAATTGTTACCGCATCCCAAAAGAAACGGAATATTATTGCAACCCCTTATGCATTTACAGAACAAGGACTGGCCATGTTAAGCGGTATATTAAATTCTGAAAAAGCAATTGGGGTAAACATTGCAATTATGAGAACCTTTGTAATGATACGAAAATATGCATTGACATATCAGGAATTAAGTGATCGATTAAAAGAAGTAGAAGGCAAATTTCCAGATATATATAAAGTAATAAACTACCTTATGGGTAAGGATAAGATGGCAACAGAACAGAAAGAGCGCAAGCAAATAGGATTTAAAACAGGCAAGGACCAATAA
- the feoB gene encoding ferrous iron transport protein B, which yields MQGQLYKVGLVGNPNSGKTSIFNLLTGLKQKVGNYPGVTVDSKSGKFNAPDGSVIELIDFPGAYSLHSNTYDEFVLTKALIDINDQNHPDAIIYIADILLLDKQLLLLTQILDLEFPVIVCLSNCDLAEPDLIEKWTLLLEQKLKCPIIPVSSKSHLNLDTLKERIQSIIQFAHIFISNKSSYTIPEHELEKFEPNPLFKNDYNNLLWKHYGQKIQSSRINNYFGKEHSLKLQIEETLQRYVLIDEWVSLVQFDRSNRSKENTNKIDSVLTQPLLGVTIFTVIMFFIFQAIFSWASYPMDWIESAFASLQGSLGELMGDGLFAQLIVKGLIPGLSGVMVFIPQIAILFFLISWMEELGYMARVVYLFDHLLKKVGLNGRSVVGLISGGACAIPAIMSTRSINNQRDRLVTMFVIPLIPCSARIPVYTALIGFIVPYKEVMGIFNSQGVAFMALYSLGIVMALLTALVIRYFVKSDELSVLAMQLPDYRLPQMRQVLMVVYEKVKSFVFEAGKIILLISVILWFMSSFSWKGELEQVEQTVRMESNALGRDSLATLSEIEARKLEHSFAGKAGRFIEPVVEPLGFDWKISIALLTSFAAREVFVGTMSTIYSLGSNDDEILLRDRMALEKRADGSPFFDRRTSISLILFYAFAMQCMSTFAVMWKETRTKRWPIFQFIYMGLLAYLASWTAYHWF from the coding sequence ATGCAGGGGCAATTGTATAAAGTTGGTTTAGTAGGAAATCCAAACAGCGGCAAGACGAGCATTTTTAATCTGCTTACCGGTCTGAAACAAAAAGTTGGGAACTATCCAGGTGTTACGGTGGATTCCAAATCCGGAAAATTTAATGCTCCTGACGGATCTGTAATTGAATTAATTGATTTTCCAGGTGCCTATAGTTTGCATTCCAATACCTACGATGAGTTTGTATTGACCAAAGCTTTGATTGATATAAATGACCAAAATCATCCGGATGCAATTATTTATATAGCGGATATCTTATTGTTGGATAAACAGTTGCTGTTGCTGACTCAAATTTTAGATTTAGAATTTCCCGTAATTGTATGTTTGAGTAATTGTGATTTAGCTGAACCGGACCTAATCGAAAAATGGACTTTGCTATTAGAACAAAAATTAAAATGTCCCATCATTCCGGTTAGTTCAAAATCACATTTGAATCTGGATACACTAAAAGAACGTATTCAAAGTATCATTCAGTTTGCTCATATTTTTATTTCGAATAAAAGTAGTTATACAATTCCGGAACATGAGCTTGAAAAATTTGAACCGAATCCCTTATTTAAAAATGATTACAATAATTTATTGTGGAAACATTACGGTCAAAAAATTCAATCGTCCAGAATCAACAATTATTTTGGAAAAGAACATTCATTAAAACTGCAAATTGAGGAAACGCTGCAACGTTATGTTTTAATAGATGAATGGGTTTCTTTAGTTCAATTTGACAGAAGCAACCGATCTAAAGAAAATACCAATAAGATTGATTCGGTATTAACGCAACCGTTGTTAGGAGTTACGATTTTCACTGTAATCATGTTTTTTATTTTTCAGGCAATCTTTTCCTGGGCCAGTTATCCTATGGATTGGATTGAATCTGCTTTCGCTTCCTTGCAAGGAAGTTTGGGAGAATTGATGGGAGATGGATTGTTTGCTCAATTAATTGTCAAAGGACTCATCCCCGGCTTAAGTGGAGTCATGGTTTTTATTCCACAGATTGCGATTTTATTTTTTCTAATCAGTTGGATGGAGGAGTTGGGCTATATGGCCCGGGTGGTTTATTTATTTGATCATCTGTTAAAGAAAGTAGGATTAAATGGCAGATCGGTGGTTGGTCTCATCAGTGGGGGTGCTTGTGCGATTCCTGCAATCATGTCAACGCGCAGCATCAACAATCAACGGGATCGTTTGGTAACGATGTTTGTGATTCCATTGATTCCTTGTTCGGCAAGAATTCCGGTATACACGGCTTTAATTGGATTCATTGTTCCCTATAAAGAAGTGATGGGTATTTTCAATAGTCAGGGAGTTGCATTTATGGCTTTGTACTCTTTGGGAATTGTAATGGCTTTATTAACGGCATTGGTAATACGCTATTTTGTAAAGTCAGATGAACTCAGTGTGTTGGCTATGCAATTGCCTGATTACCGATTGCCTCAAATGCGACAGGTATTGATGGTGGTCTATGAGAAAGTTAAGAGCTTTGTATTTGAGGCTGGAAAAATTATTTTATTGATCAGTGTGATCTTATGGTTTATGTCTAGTTTTTCGTGGAAAGGAGAATTGGAACAAGTAGAGCAAACCGTTCGAATGGAATCCAATGCATTGGGCAGAGATTCTTTAGCAACCTTATCGGAGATAGAAGCCAGGAAATTAGAACATTCGTTTGCAGGAAAAGCAGGACGTTTTATTGAACCCGTTGTTGAACCATTAGGATTTGACTGGAAAATTTCCATTGCATTATTAACTTCATTTGCAGCGCGCGAAGTTTTTGTGGGAACGATGTCTACCATTTACAGTTTAGGTTCCAACGATGATGAAATTTTATTAAGAGATCGGATGGCATTGGAAAAACGAGCAGACGGTAGTCCATTTTTTGACAGGCGGACGTCCATTTCCCTGATCTTGTTTTATGCATTTGCAATGCAATGCATGAGTACGTTTGCAGTCATGTGGAAAGAAACGCGCACAAAGCGTTGGCCCATCTTCCAATTTATTTATATGGGATTACTGGCTTATCTCGCATCCTGGACAGCCTATCATTGGTTTTGA
- a CDS encoding T9SS type A sorting domain-containing protein: MKAKEIYSCQIINLSGQIVQSDFLNENRKICLQNINQGIYLLKLSNSEINTIIKIVKSNKN; the protein is encoded by the coding sequence TTGAAAGCGAAGGAGATATATTCTTGCCAAATTATAAATTTGTCGGGTCAAATAGTACAGTCGGATTTCTTAAATGAAAATAGGAAGATTTGTCTTCAAAATATTAATCAAGGTATTTATCTATTAAAATTGTCTAATAGCGAAATTAATACAATTATTAAAATTGTTAAATCTAACAAAAATTGA
- the mnmE gene encoding tRNA uridine-5-carboxymethylaminomethyl(34) synthesis GTPase MnmE, protein MQKTTIAAIATAPGTGAIGLIRVSGSDSILLVSRLFKGKDLLKVAANTVHFGKITDASGQVLDEVLVTLFRSPHSYTGEDLVEISCHGSTYILQSVLNSILVAGAVPAKAGEFTMRAFLNGKMDLSQAEAVADLIASETQAAQQLAISQLKGGIKNEIQELRSELLHFISLLELELDFSEEDVEFADRKNLESLLIKVQDHILKLYASFNLGNAVKQGVKTVIAGRPNAGKSTLLNALLQEERAIVSEIAGTTRDTIEEPLNINGILFRLIDTAGLREAQDQIEKMGVERSLEKIKESSVLVYVFDVIETSKEQLWEDLEKLKQAGQQLLVIANKMDLNPGVDYEHYVNQFLSKNQIIPCSAKNKMNLEYIKTQLYQLVLGDSKIQDDSIAINARHQDALQKSIQQIEAAIHGMQSGLQSELLAQYIRHALYHLAEISGEITNDEILGTIFGKFCIGK, encoded by the coding sequence TTGCAAAAAACTACCATAGCCGCAATAGCTACTGCTCCGGGAACGGGAGCCATTGGATTGATTCGGGTTTCCGGGTCGGACAGTATTTTATTGGTTTCCCGGCTATTTAAAGGAAAGGATCTGTTGAAGGTAGCAGCAAATACGGTTCATTTTGGTAAAATTACAGATGCAAGCGGGCAGGTTTTGGACGAGGTCCTGGTGACGTTGTTTAGATCCCCCCATTCTTATACAGGCGAAGACCTGGTTGAAATTTCTTGTCATGGTTCGACTTACATCCTCCAATCCGTTTTAAATAGCATATTGGTTGCGGGAGCTGTGCCTGCAAAAGCCGGAGAATTTACTATGCGTGCATTTTTAAATGGAAAAATGGATTTATCCCAGGCAGAAGCCGTTGCAGATTTAATTGCATCAGAAACCCAAGCTGCACAACAATTGGCTATCAGTCAATTAAAAGGTGGAATCAAAAATGAAATTCAGGAATTGCGATCAGAGCTCTTGCATTTTATCAGTTTGTTGGAATTGGAATTGGATTTTTCAGAAGAGGATGTTGAGTTTGCCGATCGTAAAAACCTGGAATCTTTATTAATAAAAGTGCAAGATCATATTTTAAAATTGTACGCCAGTTTTAATTTAGGCAATGCGGTAAAGCAAGGTGTTAAAACTGTAATAGCTGGTCGACCCAATGCAGGGAAATCAACTTTACTGAATGCCTTATTGCAAGAAGAGCGCGCCATCGTATCAGAAATTGCAGGAACAACCAGAGATACGATTGAAGAACCACTCAATATCAATGGAATTTTATTTCGATTGATAGATACAGCCGGACTTCGTGAAGCACAAGATCAGATTGAAAAGATGGGTGTTGAGCGAAGTTTGGAAAAGATAAAAGAATCCAGTGTTTTGGTTTATGTATTTGACGTAATCGAAACCAGTAAAGAACAACTCTGGGAAGATCTTGAAAAATTAAAACAAGCAGGGCAACAGCTTTTAGTGATTGCAAATAAAATGGATTTGAATCCCGGAGTAGATTATGAGCACTATGTAAATCAATTCCTGAGCAAGAATCAAATCATACCCTGTTCGGCAAAAAACAAAATGAATTTAGAATACATCAAAACCCAATTGTATCAATTGGTTTTAGGAGATTCGAAAATTCAAGATGACAGCATTGCAATAAATGCAAGACACCAGGATGCACTTCAAAAATCCATTCAACAGATTGAAGCAGCCATTCATGGCATGCAATCCGGATTGCAAAGTGAATTGCTGGCTCAATACATTCGACATGCGCTATATCATTTAGCTGAAATCAGTGGGGAGATTACCAACGATGAAATTTTGGGAACCATTTTTGGCAAGTTTTGTATTGGAAAGTAA